GCCACTGGCTGGGCAAAGGCGCCGGCGGAGTTGCACCATGGCACGCCGTCTGGGGTAATGACGCCTGCATCGATGAGCTGATTGACGCCGGTATAACAATGCTGCACCCAGCCGATATTCGCCGGCATCTCCGGGATGCGGCGCGGATTGGGCGCATTATTGATATAGACCTCGGCGTCTTCAATGCTGCTTACGCGTTGGTGCCCGGCAGCCTCGATGTCTTCTACCATCGGCTGCCAGGTTTCCGGTCCCATGAAATACTTCATGCCCCAACCATACGGGGAATCTCGGCTCCGGGTTTAGATGCGGGAGGCGAAGTTGGAGAGGTAGTCCGCGTGGACGACGGAACGGCGCTGATCCTCGGGCAGGTCTTCCATCTTCTTGCCCTTGATGGCGTGGAGCTCCTCGGAGTCAAAGCGGACTTCGCCGCGGCCGATGACCTCACCATTCGGGCCCAGGATGTCGATGATTTCTCCCTTATTGAACTCGCCCTGCACGTCAGTAATGCCGACGGCGAGCAGCGAGGTGCCGCCTTTGGTGACGGCCTCCTTGGCGCCCTCGTCGAGACGGACGGCTCCGCCGGTATCGGCGCAGTAGAGCGCCCAGAACTTCCAGGCGGATAGCTGGCGTTCCTCGCGGGTGTGGAAGACGGTGCCCACGGAGGCGTCGGCAAGCGCGGGGCCAATATTATCCGTAGAGGTCAGCAGCACTGGAATGCCACCGCGGGTAGCCAGGCGGGCCGCGGAGACCTTAGTAGCCATGCCGCCGGTGCCGACCTTTCCGACATCACCAGCCACAACGCCCTTCAGGTCCTTGCCGGTGCGCACCTCATCGATGAACTTGGCATCCGGCTCGGCCGGGTTCTTATCGTAGAGGCCATCCACGTCAGAAAAGAGGAAGAGCGCGTCCGCACCCACCAGGTTGGCTACCAGCGCGGAAAGGCGATCGTTATCGCCAAAGTGCATCTCGGACGTTGCCACCGCATCGTTCTCGTTCACGATAGGGATGGTGCGCAACTGGCGCAGGCGGTCGATGGTGCGCTGCGCATTGCGGGCACGGTCGCGGTGGCCGGTATCGGACGCGGTGAGGAGGACCTGGCCGATGGTGCGCTTATAGCGCGCAAAGGACTGGCCCCACACAGAGGCCAAGTGCACCTGGCCGACGGACGCGGAGGCCTGCTTGGTAGCCAAATCGGTGGGCCGCTGGTGCAGGCCGAGCGGGCCCATACCTGCGGCAACCGCACCGGAAGAGACAATGATGACATCGGAGCGGCCCATGCGCGCATGGACGGCATCAACGATGTGATCGATCTTTTCCTGGGAAACGCGGAAATTTTCATCCGTGAGGGAAGAGGAACCAATCTTGACCACCACGCGCTTTGCCTGCGCGATGTCGTGGCGGAGATCCGATTCAAAACCGGACGCCACCGGATTTTCATCGAGCGGCTCCGGGAAAGGGGTATCAGCGGTAGGTCCGTCAAAAGGCTCTACCGGAAGCGGAAGGATGGGTTCTTTCTGTTCATCAGAAGACATGCCAACCGAGTTTACAAAGCCCACCCTCCAGCACACCCCAAGAATAGGGGATCTGGAAACTAGCCCTGCCACCTATCTCGGTTTGCGCCCTCGCGGGTGACCTCTTCATCATTGCCATAATCGTACTCATCAATAAGGCCACGGCGCGCCTGGGAGGCGCGCTTGCGCTCCGCGGCGGAGACACGGCCCGTGCCCTTCAGGCGGGCATCCTCGCCACGGCTTGCCATCGTCGGATCACCGCCAGTCATCGGCTCCCACTCGAAGGTAATGCCGCCGATAGTCACCGGGCAGCCTTCCACAGCACCCTGCTCGCGCAGCTCATCCTCCACGCCGGCCTTGGCCAGGCGGTCCGCCAAGAAGCCCACTGCCTCATCATTTTCAAAGTCAGTCTGGGTAATCCAGCGATCAATCTTCTTGCCCTCAACAATGAAGCCACCCTCGACCTCAGGATCAGGCTTCACGGTGAAATCAGCAAACGCGCCGGTATGTTTCTTATGGCCCTGCGCCTTGGGATGGATAACGGTGTGGTTCTTATCCTTCTTTGGCAACGGCTGGGCCTTGCGGTGCTCGGTCACCATATCCATGAGCCGGAACTTCAGCGGGTCCAGACCCTTGCGAGCGACTGCCGAAATAATAAAGACAGGCCAGCCAAACTTCTCTTCCAGATCATCCTTGACAAATTCCGCCAGCTCTTCGGCCTCAGGCACATCTGCCTTATTCAAAATGATGACGCGGGGGCGCTCACGCAGATCCCCCAAACCAGTATCTTCCTGCAAAGCCTCCTGGTACTTTGCCAACTCATTTTCCATCGCCTCAATATCAGAGACCGGATCACGGCCGGGCTCAATGGTGGCGGTATCCACCACATGGGCAAGCACCGCTGTGCGTTCAATATGGCGCAAAAAGTCTAGACCGAGCCCCTTGCCATCGGCCGCGCCTGGGATAAGCCCCGGCACGTCTGCGATAGTAAAGGAGCTATCTCCCATATCCACCACGCCAAGGTTCGGCTGCAGCGTAGTAAAGGGATAATCACCGATCTTGGGTTTCGCGGCCGACAGCACCGAAATCAAGGATGACTTACCTGCCGATGGAAAGCCCACCAGCCCTACATCCGCCATAGATTTCAGCTCAAGGATCAGATCATGTGCTTGACCCGGCTCACCCTGTAGAGCGAAACCCGGTGCCTTGCGGTTCTTTGAGGCCAAGGCGGCATTGCCCAGACCGCCAAACCCGCCTTCTGCAGCCACAAACCGCGTTCCCGGAACAGTAAGGTCCGCCAAGGTTTCGCCCTTTTCGGTGCGAACCACCGTTCCAGCCGGGACCTCCAAAATCAGGTCTTCACCGCGACCACCATTGCGCATATCGCCGGCGCCATTGCCGCCGCGTTGCGCCTTAATATGCGGGCGGTAGTGGAAATCCATAAGCGTATGGATTTGTTCAGAAACCTCGAGGATGATGTCGCCACCGTGGCCACCATTGCCGCCATCTGGGCCGCCCAAAGGCTTAAACTTCTCGCGGTGGACAGACACACAGCCGTGTCCACCGTCGCCTGCTTGCAGGTGCAGGACAACGCGGTCAATAAAACGTGCCATGGTCAAACCCTCCGTTAGTTAAATCTTTGTCCCCGCCAGTGTAATGCGTGTCTTGGGCTGGACTCCAACCGCAGCTGACAGAGACGGCCTACCTCGTGGGCCATCCCATCGGTTGTGTCCGCCAGCGTGGTGTATCTATTACCCGAGTGGAGCCTCGTTTCGGTATCCACAAAACCAGAAAATCCTCGAGCCACCCTCACTGGGGCAGACTCGAGGATTAACCTCAGCGGCCTTAGTTAGGCAGTTGCCTCTGCAGCAACCTCTTCAGCCGGAACGATGTTGACCATACGGCGGCCACGCTTGATACCGAACTCAACGGAGCCAGCTGCAAGCGCGAACAGGGTATCGTCGCCGCCGCGACCTACGTTCTCACCTGGGTGGAACTTGGTACCGCGCTGACGCACGATGATCTCGCCGGCATTAACCTGCTGACCACCGAAGCGCTTGACACCGAGACGCTTGGACTCGGAATCGCGACCGTTGCTGGAGCTGGAAGCACCCTTCTTGTGTGCCATGTGGTTTTCCCTCCTTTAGGGATAATTACAGCCGGTTAAGGCTTACTTGATACCGGTGATCTTCAAGGTGGTCACAGGCTGACGGTGGCCCTGACGCTTCTTGTAACCAGTCTTGTTCTTGTACTTCAGGATATCGACCTTCGGGCCCTTACCCTGCTCAACGATTTCTGCGGAGACAGAAACCTTCTCCAAGTCGGAAGCCTTGGACTTAACATCGGCGCCATCGACGAGCAGAACCGGGGTGAGAGCTACGGCAGAGCCTGGCTCACCCTCGATCTTCTCGACCTTGACGAGGTCACCTTCAGCAACCTTGTACTGCTTGCCGCCGGTCTTGACGATCGCGTACATAGAGGGTTACCCCTTATCTAAACTCGCTCGGAAGCAACCGGGGAGGCCGCGTTCCGAATGGACACTTACACATTGCGTTTAGTTCCCGCGCGAACATGCCCGCACAGCTCACAAAGTGAGTGTCGGACTGATCCAGCGCCGTGAGTACTAAACAGCGACTGTCAAAGACTACCCCGTAGCGGGCACAAAATACAAACCACGCTTTTTGTGCCCGCGTGGCGTAGCCCTAAGACTTGCTTCGCCGTGCTACGCGGCGTCGGCCACGCCCAGACTTAGCGCGCGCATTTTCCTGGGGTGCACCGCTTCCTGCAGCCCGGTTCTGAGCGGCGTTATCCTGCACCTTTGGGGCCTTGGCGCTTGCCGACGTCCCCTTCTTGCGCACCGCCCTCTTCTTTCCGCGGCGCAGCACCTTGGTATCGCCCGTGGCCGCCCGCTGGCCAGCACCGGAACGATCCGACGAGCCATCCTGCTGCGTCGAACGGCCCGGGGCGGTCTTCGCTACCTTCGGATTCTCTGCTACCGCCTTTTTAGGAGCGGCCTGGCGCACGGCACGGCGACGCCCACGGCCCTTACCACCGGCGCGACCCGCGCGTGCGGCGCCAGCGGCCTTTTCATGGCGCTGCTCGGCGGATCCGCCCGCCTGCTTGTGTCCGTGCTCCTGTGCCTTTTCCTTGACCTCGTGCGGCACGCGCGAGGTGCTCCGGCGCTTGGCCGGCTGGGTGCGCACTGAGCGACGGCGGCCACGCCCGCGAGCCTTGCGCTCTTCGCGCGAGGTCTTCTCTCCGTGCTGGGCTTCAGTCCCGCTAGCGTTACCGTCGGCGTCGGCAGAGTCCTGCTCACCGGCGACCGCGAAATCCTGCGGCTGCGGGCGCCTATCGGAGCGCGAATTGCCGCGGGTGCGGCGCTTGCGGCGCGGGGAAGCCTCAAACTCGGCTACTGCCTCGTCATAGGTCTTTCCAGTTGCTTTCTCCGGAGCTATTTTCTCCGGAGCGGCTTCCTTTTCCAGTGCCTTCTGCTCGCCGCCTGCAGCCGTGTGCGTGGCCTTAGACCGGCGCGTCGCCCGGCGCGGCTTCTTGCCACGCTTGGAGCGGGCCGCTGCACCAGGGTGTGCCTGAGCAACGGCACCCGAGTCCGCGTCCGTATCCGCATCGGGGACATAGGAATTAAATTCCTGCACCTCGTCGCTCTCGGCCGCATTATCCGCCGCGGCATACGCGATGGCCTCGATATCGGAAACCTCAGTCTGAGTGCGCTTGCGCGCGCGGCGGCGACCGCGTCCACGTCCGCGCTCCTTGCTGCGGTCGTGGTCTCCGCTGTGCTCTTCCGATTCGGCCTGCGACTCAGCCGGACCGCGCTCGTCTACAACGACGTTTGCTACGAGGTCTTCCAACGACGTCTTGGCAGATTCCCGTGCGGCGTCCTCGCTCTCGGTACCGTAAACCGGCGCCTGGGTCTTTTTGAAGCGCTTGGGCTTGGAGGAGTTTTCGGGGGCGTCGTCAAGCTCGTGCTTATGCATCGCCACCGCAGTCGGGTGCTGCTGCGGATCGTGGTGCTGCTTCTTGTGTGCCTTGGACTTGCGGCCAGAATGCTTGGAGCGCTGATCGTCCTCGGCCTCGTCCACCGGATACTGGTGAATGATGATGCCACGGCCGTTGCAGCACTCGCACTCGGTGGAGAAGGTCTCCACCAGGCCGGTGCCCAAGCGCTTGCGGGTCATCTGCACCAAGCCCAGCGAGGTGACCTCGGAGACCTGGTGGCGGGTGCGATCGCGGCCCAAGGCTTCCTTCAGGCGGCGCAGCACCAGATCCTGGTTTTCTGGCAGGACCATGTCGATAAAGTCCACGACGATCATGCCGCCAAGATCGCGCAGGCGCATCTGGCGCACGATTTCTTCGGCCGCCTCGAGGTTATTGCGGGTAACGGTTTCTTCCAGATTGCCGCCGGAACCGGTGAACTTGCCGGTATTAACATCAATGACGGTCATGGCCTCGGTGCGGTCAATAACCAGCGTGCCGCCCGAGGGCAGCCATACCTTGCGCGAGAGCGCCTTATGCAGCTGCTCATCAATGCGGTATGCCTCGAAGGCATCCTGCCCGCCGTGGTCCTTGGCGCGGTAGCGCACTACACGGTCCGCAAGGTCGGGCGCCATGGAATCCACATAGGCGCGGACGGTATTGAAGGAACGCTTGCCATCGACGATGAGCTCGGTGAAGTCCTCGTTGAAGAGATCGCGCACCACCTTGATGAGCATATTTGGCTCTTCATACATGGTCACCGGCTTGGCACCCTTGGAGGACTTTTCCTTCTTGGCGTGTGCCACGATGTCCTCCCACCGGCTGTGCAGGCGGTTGACGTCGGTAGCAATTGCCTCTTCTGGGACGTTTTCGGCGGCGGTACGGATAATCGCACCACCATCGCCTGGAACCACGCGGCCGAGGATATCCTTTAAGCGCTTGCGCTCCGGGGCGGGCAGCTTGCGGGAAATGCCGGCGCTGCGCCCGCCTGGTACGTAGACCAGGTAGCGGCCAGCGAGGGAAATCTGGGTGGTAAGTCGCGCGCCCTTGTGACCGATGGGATCCTTAGCCACCTGCACCAGCACCTGGTCACCAGACTTCAGGGCGTTTTCTACCTTGCGGGCGCGCCCGTGCAGCTTGGTCTTGCGCCAGTCGATTTCACCGGCGTAGAGCACACCGTTTCGGCCCTGTCCGATGTCCACGAAGGCCGCCTCCATGGACGGCAGCACGTTTTGGACGCGGCCCAAGTAGATATTGCCAATGAGCGAGGCCTGGGACTCGGTGGTCACGAAGTGCTCGACCAACAAGTCATCTTCTAACACGCCCACCTGGGTGATGATGCCGGCGCCGTCCTCGCGCTCCTTATCGCGCACCACCATGGTGCGCTCCACGGCTTCGCGGCGGGCAAGGAACTCCGCTTGGGAGACGATGTGCTGGCGGGTGCGGCCCTTTTCGCGCAGCTCAGCACGACGGCGCTTTTGAGCCTCGATGCGCGTGGAGCCACGGATGGCCTTCGGCTCTTCAATGTGCTCGGGCTCGTCTGCCTGCTCTTCACGCTTCGAACCCGCGCCGCGTCCGCGGGATGCGCCGCGGCGCCCACGGCGGCGGCTTTCAGACTTTCCGGAACCGCGGTCGGAGCCGGAGCCGGAGTGCTCGCGGCTATCTTCGGCGGAATCGGCAGCGCCCTCATCGTCGTCGCGTGCGGAGTCGTCTGCAGAGAAGTCCTCCTCCGCTGCATTTACAGCCGGTGCGAATGCCCCTGCCTCGTCCTGTTGCGGGGCCATGAAGATAGGCGCAAAGTCATAGTGTCCAGAGTCTTCCTCGGATTCCGCGCGCGGGACGATGTGCGGGGCGTAGTAGTCATCCTCGAAGTCCTCGCCGGCCTCGGCCAGCGCCTCGTGCAACTTCGCCGCATCAACCGTTCCGGTATCGAGCGCGCTAGCCGGTGCTTCGCCCGCCTCATCCGTGGGTTCTGCCGCTTCGGATACTTCCGCTTCAGCGTCCTCTGGCTCCTCGGCGGCTGCGCCAGTTTCGGCTGCGGCCTGGGCCAGCGATGCCTCTACCTTGTCTTCGATCTGGGAGATCTCATTGTCCACGTTCTTGCGCACGCGGTGGCGCAGGTGCTCTTCGTCTTCCGCGGACTGCTCGCCTTCCCCTGACTCGACGGCATCTGCCGGCTCTTCGGGTGCCACGGCGGCGGACTTACGGGTGGCCTTGCGGGCGCGCTTGGCGCGCTTTTTCGGCGGCTTCTTTTCCCGTTCCTCGTCCGAGTGTTCTTCCGGTTGCGCAGCGGCCTCACCCTTGGCCTCTTCAGCCGGTGCTTGGGTGGAAGTTTCGGGGGCGTCGGCAACCGCGGCGGCGTTCGCCACAGCGTCCAGCACCTGGCCTGCTTCCTCGCGGGAAAGGGAGCTCTGCGCGCTCTTTTTCAGGCCCATGTCTTTGAGCTGTGCCACCAGCTCGCGCGAGGAAAGCCCCAGCTGCTTGGCTAGGGAATACACGCGGGTCTTGTCCTTGAGCTGGCTGCGGTCCAGGTTCTGGGCCAAAGACGCCGCCGCCTTGAGGCTTTCAGTTGTTTCTTGAGAGTTCTGTGCCACCATGTTCGGGCTTACTCCTGTACATCGTCTGTATTTGGCGCCGCCTCGGGCGCAGGCACGGACGAAGACCGTACCGCCGCCGCACGAGGCATAGTGCGCGCTATAAAAGTTTGTGGGATATGAAGTTATGCCGCGTCTCGTACGCGCTATCCCCCATTGTGTCACAGAACCGCGGGCAAGCTGGCAGGCGGTGTTATGTTGGCGGGGTGGCAGAACTAGCACGAATCCCCGCGCGCGAACTCGCGCAGTACCGACAGCGCAATGAAGTCCCGGTGCGCTCCGCACTTTACTTTGGCGTACCGGCCGGCTTTGCCATTGGCTTCGCCAACACAGGCGTGGACTATATGTTGATGGGAGCCGGTGTTTTTGCCGTCTTTGCGGTGCTGGGGTTGGTGCACCTCATCCGCAATTACCCGCGCGGCATCAACGCTGCGCAAGAGGAATTCCGTGATGGTGACTATCCCACGATTGCCTATATCGCACCGTTTATCCCGATCGCTGCGCCATTGGTCATGGCGCCACTGAGCGCAGCCGGCCTGCTCCCAGAGGTAGAGCTGGCCCCGCCCGTTGCCGGGATGCTGTCCGGCGCGTGGTGGGCCTTTGGCTTGCCGTTGGGCATCTGGAGCATGTTTTCCCAGTCCTTCCGGATCGGCCGGCGCCGCATTAACAAGATCCTGGAAAAAGACCCGCTCGACGGGGTTACGGAGGCTCGCTTGGAGCTTGCCGACGCCCACTCGGACATCCTCACCGCCCTCGTCGCCGCCGGCGCGGTGCAGGGAAACACGATTAATTCCACTGCCCTCTCGAAGTTCATGAAGGTAGACCTCGACCCTCTATCCGAACAGCTCGATGCTTTAGCAAAGGCGGACCTGGTGAAGCTGAGCCGCATGGGACTGCGCACCGCGCCCGCAAAGTGGACCATCACCATCACGCCGACTGGGGTTCGCTGTCTGTATCAAGTGGGCCGGCGCTAACTTGGCAAGCTTTTGTCTCCTGGGAAGAGCTTCGGGCCTATCCAGAGCATTATATAAACGAGGCCCACGAGCACTGGGATTTCAATCAGTGGCCCGATGGTGCCGGCGAGGGCCTGTGCTGACGCGGCGCCAAATGTACCGATGGAAACCGCGATGGCTAGTTCGAAGTTGTTACCAGCTGCGGTAAACGCAACGGAAGCGGATTGCGCGTAGTTCATTCCCACGACCTTTGCCACGCCCAAAGCTAGGAAAAACATTCCAACAAAGTAGATGACCAACGGAATCGCTACCTTGATCACCGCCGTGGGCTGCGCTACCAACTGTTCTCCCTGCAGGGAGAATAGCAACACAATGGTATAGAGCAAGCCGATCATCGCCAAGGGAGAAACTGCCGGAAGGAAGCGGTTTTCAAACCATTCGCGGCCTTTGACTTTCTCACCCCAGACCCGTGAGAGCACACCAAGCAGTAGGGGGACTCCCAAAAATACGAGAACCGCGGTGACGATAGACCAGAAAGAGAAATCAGCAGAGGTGGTATCTAGCCCTAACCACCCTGGCAAAATCTGCAAATAGAACCATCCCAGCACACCGAACATGGCTACCTGGAATATAGAGTTAATGGCCACAAGAACGGCGGTGGCCTCCCGATCGGCGCAGGAGAGATCGGACCACACTAGGACCATTGCGATACAACGGGCTAGCCCAACGATAATCAAGCCGGTTCGCAGCTCGGGCTGGTCGGCCAGAAATATCCACGCCAGGGTGAACATCAATGCAGGGCCCACCAGCCAGTTCAGCACGATAGATATCACCATCAGGCGGCCATCGGCAGCAATGTCTCGAGTCTTTTCGTAGCGAACTTTAGCCAAGGGCGGATACATCATAACTAGCAGGCCCAGCGCGATTGGAAGAGAAATACCGCCAACCTCTAGAGCAGACAGTGCTTCTCCAATGCCTGGCAGGAAGTGGCCTATCAATAGCCCCACAGCCATGGCCATGATGATCCACACAGGAAGGAATCTATCGAGAAATGACAACTTTGGGCGTTGCGTAACGGCCATGGCTCTCCTTGTGCACCGAGGAATTCAACTTTCGAACAGTACTTTAATCGCCCATATTGATACTCGTCAATATAACGGAATGGGAGGCAGACTCCTTATACTGTGGGCATGGACTCCTCCCCTAGCAATGCCGATAGCACCCCGGATGCACAGTGCTGTTCCCTGAGCAGTGGCCCACTCAGCCAAGGCGATTCCCTCCGCTTTTCCCAGCAATTTAAAGTACTTGCTGACCCAGCCCGCCTGCGCCTGCTATCCATATTGTGCGACGAGGGCTGCGGCCCGATGAGCGTTACGGAGCTGACCGCGCTTTCCGGCCTGAGCCAACCGACGGTATCTCATCACCTCGGCAAGTTGAGGGAATCCGGTCTCTTAATCAAGCAACAATCGGGCCGTACCGTTACCCATCGAGTGCAAAAGGAAGCCTTCCGCACACTGCGCCAGTTACTCTCCTTCGATTAGGAGAACTCCAGTCCTAGTCTGAGAGGTGAATGACCTCGCGTGCATTATCCTCAGCAATTATCTGCCGCGTTAAGCACCTTCAGCCCCGAAACAAAACCCCTGCTCCAGTTCTGCTTCTCTACGTATTTGCGGCTTTGCCGTTTCAATACTTATTCAGGGTAGGGCCGGATACTCGGTATGCGGCTCTCCGCCTGGGCTTATGGATCAAGCAATAAATAAAGCCCGAGCCTACAGGCTCGGGCTGAATGATGCGCTAAGTGCGCAAAAGTTTAGAGGTTCGGGAACCAGATAGCGATCTCGCGCTCAGCGGACTCTGGGGAGTCAGAGCCGTGGACGATGTTCTCGCCAACGGTCAGAGCGAAGTCGCCGCGGATGGTGCCCGGGGTGGCCTTGGAGACTGGGTCGGTGCCGCCAGCCAGCTGACGCCATGCCTCGATGGCGCGCTCGCCCTCAACAACACCAGCGATAAGCGGTGCGGAGGTGATGAACTCGACGAGGTCGCCGAAGAATGGCTTGTCCTTGTGCTCCTCGTAGTGCTTCTCCGCGGTCTCGCGGTCAGCAACGCGCAGGTCGAGCTCGGCCAGCTTCAGGCCCTTGCGCTCGATGCGGGAGATGATTTCGCCTACGTGGCCGTTCTTTACGCCGTCCGGCTTGATGAGAATCAGTGTACGTTCAGTCATGCCCCACACTGTACCGAAACCGCACGCATGCGTCGCGCGCTGGGGTATCCCGTTGGGGTAAAAGTGTGGGGGTCTAGGGCTATGCGAGTTGTTTAACTATCTCTTCGGCGCGTTCTTGGGAGGTGCCCCGAAACCACAGGCGTACCTGGCCTACTGCGGCGCCAAACTGGCCATTGGCCAGCAGGCGTTGCAGCTCCGCGCGCTGTTCCTTGTCCAAATCCTCGAAGGTGGCTTCTTTGGCCGGCTCAAAGTTGCTCCGCAGGGCCAAAACCAGAAAAACGCCACCAATGATGAGGGCGACTAGCGGTAGCCATGGCGTTCCCGTAGCGGCGCGGGCTGCCACCGCAGCGACGCAGGCGAGTGCGGCAAGGACGAGATAGAGAGTGCGCATGGGCGCTAGTCTATCGCGTCTGCCCCACCCGCCGGAGGTATCGAGCCTTATTTCTCGTTGAGGTGCTGCGTGGTGAGGTAACCGCGCTTCATGCGGGCGATGAGGTTGCTGCGCAGGTAGACGGCCAGCAGCCACTCCAAGCCAAAGATTATGAAGATGGCGGCCACGGCCCAGTGGACCATAAAGCCCACAATGACGCACAACAGCTGCGCCCATACGATGACAGACAGCGCCCACTTCTTATTCATGAACGCGATCATCACGAGGTGGAATACCACTGCGGCGATGACAAAGCCGTAGTTAAAGGGGGTCCACAAGGTACCGTCATAGAGCTTGTAGAGCATCGGCAGTGCGAAGGATAGGGCGAGCGCCTCCATAGTCAGGGAGCTGGCAATGACCATCCCGTTGAAGCTTTTGAGTGGGTCCTTGACTGGGGCTTGGCCCATGCCAAGCGGGCCGATCTCGCTTTCCGGGATCTGTTCTTCGCGGCCACGGCCGCGGGTGCGGCGGGGCGGGCGAGGCTGGTGCTCGCCGCGCGGGTGGTGATTGTCGCGGCTCATGCAGGTTCCTTTCCAAACATCGCGCGGGCATCACCAGCGGTGACGACCGAGCCGGTGATGATGATGCCGGAGCCGGACTGGACCTCGGCGTCCTCGGCAAGCTCCACGGCCTGGGCATAGGCGCCCGGCAAGTTATCGGCTACGTACACTCGCTCCTCGCCAAAGATATCGCGGGCGGTCTCTGCCAAGTCGTAGGCATCGAGGGCGCGCGGCGAGGAGTTTTGGGTGATGACGACCTCGGTGAGGTAAGGCTCTAGTGCGGTGAGGATGCCGGTGGCGTCCTTATCCGCGAAAATGGAGAGCACACCGATGAGGCGGGCGAAGTCGAAATCGCGGTCCAGCGCCGCGCCTAGCGCCTTGGCGCCATGTGGATTATGGGCGGCGTCAATAAACGTCGTGGGCGACGTGCGCACGCGCTCCAGGCGGCCGGGCGAAATCGCTTGGGCAAAACCATTGCGCACGGTCGCGACGTCCAGCGGGTGGCCGGCCGAGGCGCCGAAGAACGCCTCCACCGCAGCAAGGGCGACGGCCGCATTCTTGGCTTGGTGCTCGCCGTGCAGGGGCAAGAAAATATCCTCGTACATGCCGCCAAGGCCCTGGATAGTAATCTGCTGGCCACCGACGGCGATGCGAGACTCGAGGGCGGCAAACTCAGAACCGGAGCGGGCGACGCCCGCCTCCACGTCCACGGCCTGCTGCAGGATAACCCGCATTGCCTCAGGGTCCTGTTCCGCGACAACCACAATGTTTTCATTGGGAGTCAGCGGATCATCGGCATCCTCGCGCGGCTTGATGATGCCGGCCTTTTCACCAGCAATCTCTGCGAGGGTATCGCCCAAGTAATCCGTGTGGTCCCAGCCCACCGGGGTAATGACGGAGACGTCCGCATTGACCACGTTGGTGGCATCCCACCGGCCGCCGAGGCCGACTTCGACGACGGCGACGTCCACGGGGGCGTCGGCAAACGCGGCATAGGACAAGCCGACGAGGACCTCGAACTTGGACATGGGGACGTCCGACTGGGCATCGACCATCTCCACAAAGGGCTTGATCTCGTGCCAGATGCGCACATAATCGCGCGGGTGGATGGGCTGGCCATCGATGCCGATGCGCTCCGTGACGCGCTGCAGGTGCGGGCTGGTGACAAGGCCGACGCGGCGGTGGAAGGCACGCAGGAGCGAATCCACCATGCGCGCGGTGGAGGACTTGCCGTTCGTGCCGGCAATGTGGATGACATCGAAGGAACGCTCGGGGTGGCCAAGCAGATCCATGAGCATCTCGATGCGATCGAGGGAAGGCTCAATCTTGGTTTCCGGCCAGCGCTCATCGAGCTCTTCTTCTACCTCCGCGAGGGCGCGCAGCTCTTCGGCCGACACCTCTTGCGGTGCGGCCTCGTTGTACTCATCCTCGCTACCCATGCCCAAGTTGAGCGTCAGGCCGGACTCGGTGATTTCCACCGGTCCACCGTCGGTGCCTTCTTTGAGGGCATCGACGATTTCGAAGTCCTCAGTCTCCTTGTCCTTGTCCGCCACTACTTCAGGCCCTCCAAACGGCTGGTGATGCGCTCGACCTCTTCGCGGGCAACCTGCTGGCGCTCCTTGATCTTATTGACCACTTCTTCCGG
The nucleotide sequence above comes from Corynebacterium tuberculostearicum. Encoded proteins:
- the ndk gene encoding nucleoside-diphosphate kinase — translated: MTERTLILIKPDGVKNGHVGEIISRIERKGLKLAELDLRVADRETAEKHYEEHKDKPFFGDLVEFITSAPLIAGVVEGERAIEAWRQLAGGTDPVSKATPGTIRGDFALTVGENIVHGSDSPESAEREIAIWFPNL
- a CDS encoding ArsR/SmtB family transcription factor translates to MDSSPSNADSTPDAQCCSLSSGPLSQGDSLRFSQQFKVLADPARLRLLSILCDEGCGPMSVTELTALSGLSQPTVSHHLGKLRESGLLIKQQSGRTVTHRVQKEAFRTLRQLLSFD
- a CDS encoding translation initiation factor IF-2 N-terminal domain-containing protein, yielding MVAQNSQETTESLKAAASLAQNLDRSQLKDKTRVYSLAKQLGLSSRELVAQLKDMGLKKSAQSSLSREEAGQVLDAVANAAAVADAPETSTQAPAEEAKGEAAAQPEEHSDEEREKKPPKKRAKRARKATRKSAAVAPEEPADAVESGEGEQSAEDEEHLRHRVRKNVDNEISQIEDKVEASLAQAAAETGAAAEEPEDAEAEVSEAAEPTDEAGEAPASALDTGTVDAAKLHEALAEAGEDFEDDYYAPHIVPRAESEEDSGHYDFAPIFMAPQQDEAGAFAPAVNAAEEDFSADDSARDDDEGAADSAEDSREHSGSGSDRGSGKSESRRRGRRGASRGRGAGSKREEQADEPEHIEEPKAIRGSTRIEAQKRRRAELREKGRTRQHIVSQAEFLARREAVERTMVVRDKEREDGAGIITQVGVLEDDLLVEHFVTTESQASLIGNIYLGRVQNVLPSMEAAFVDIGQGRNGVLYAGEIDWRKTKLHGRARKVENALKSGDQVLVQVAKDPIGHKGARLTTQISLAGRYLVYVPGGRSAGISRKLPAPERKRLKDILGRVVPGDGGAIIRTAAENVPEEAIATDVNRLHSRWEDIVAHAKKEKSSKGAKPVTMYEEPNMLIKVVRDLFNEDFTELIVDGKRSFNTVRAYVDSMAPDLADRVVRYRAKDHGGQDAFEAYRIDEQLHKALSRKVWLPSGGTLVIDRTEAMTVIDVNTGKFTGSGGNLEETVTRNNLEAAEEIVRQMRLRDLGGMIVVDFIDMVLPENQDLVLRRLKEALGRDRTRHQVSEVTSLGLVQMTRKRLGTGLVETFSTECECCNGRGIIIHQYPVDEAEDDQRSKHSGRKSKAHKKQHHDPQQHPTAVAMHKHELDDAPENSSKPKRFKKTQAPVYGTESEDAARESAKTSLEDLVANVVVDERGPAESQAESEEHSGDHDRSKERGRGRGRRRARKRTQTEVSDIEAIAYAAADNAAESDEVQEFNSYVPDADTDADSGAVAQAHPGAAARSKRGKKPRRATRRSKATHTAAGGEQKALEKEAAPEKIAPEKATGKTYDEAVAEFEASPRRKRRTRGNSRSDRRPQPQDFAVAGEQDSADADGNASGTEAQHGEKTSREERKARGRGRRRSVRTQPAKRRSTSRVPHEVKEKAQEHGHKQAGGSAEQRHEKAAGAARAGRAGGKGRGRRRAVRQAAPKKAVAENPKVAKTAPGRSTQQDGSSDRSGAGQRAATGDTKVLRRGKKRAVRKKGTSASAKAPKVQDNAAQNRAAGSGAPQENARAKSGRGRRRVARRSKS
- the arsB gene encoding ACR3 family arsenite efflux transporter, with amino-acid sequence MAVTQRPKLSFLDRFLPVWIIMAMAVGLLIGHFLPGIGEALSALEVGGISLPIALGLLVMMYPPLAKVRYEKTRDIAADGRLMVISIVLNWLVGPALMFTLAWIFLADQPELRTGLIIVGLARCIAMVLVWSDLSCADREATAVLVAINSIFQVAMFGVLGWFYLQILPGWLGLDTTSADFSFWSIVTAVLVFLGVPLLLGVLSRVWGEKVKGREWFENRFLPAVSPLAMIGLLYTIVLLFSLQGEQLVAQPTAVIKVAIPLVIYFVGMFFLALGVAKVVGMNYAQSASVAFTAAGNNFELAIAVSIGTFGAASAQALAGTIGPLIEIPVLVGLVYIMLWIGPKLFPGDKSLPS